gatgaaaaaaatgttaattaaaaaacaaaccctTGAGCAAAGCTCTTAGAGACTGACTTCTGACTCTAAGTGAAGTAAATAGGTCTAGTCCATGGGGGTCTTAAACCTTTTCCTCTTGTGACACAAAAGACAATTTCAGTCTGTCCTCAGAAAACTCCCTTCGTCTAACAAAAGGATCACCAATTCCAGTGTGCTCTGACTTGTTTTTCCCTGTCAACTAAATCGCATCCCATTTTTGGGTTCTGAGTCTATAGTTTAAGAAACTCTGCTCTAGTAGTCCATAGTCTCTGATGTGGCTggcacatcaatgtgaagtagacacTGGTATGAGGAGAACTTTTGTTTTGTCCATAATATAAACTGTAGCTGGCTGACCACTATATTACCACcaacacagcagcagaaacCACCACACAGAGTGGCCTTGTGGAGCATATGACACCACACAGACAACTGAGGTCTTTGTTGGGCTGCTTTGTCTTCCTAGATAGGACCCTAGACCGCGGTGAGTGGCCATGGCTCAGGAGTAACAAGGGGCCGGTGTGGGACCCTGGatacatgtgtgtacacacacttgAGAAAGGTCCCGCAATGCAGCAAAGCACAGATCAGAAAGTTTGtcacttaaaaaaacaaaaaaagtacaAATTCTCTTATCTGTGAGTTTGTTTGTCAAACACAGTACCTCAttgttcttctttttaacattttGTCTGGCTCTCTTAGGACATGTCTCTCAGACACTGGGCTCCTCTGCCATCCTGCTGCGGATCCAGTCCAGGTAGTGGATGACCCGGGTGTACACCCCTGGCTTGTCCTTATTCCCACAGCCGTCGCCCCAGCTGATCACCCCCATCAGGGTCATCCGGCCCCCGCTCGGACACACCAGTGGGCCTCCCGAGTCTCCCTGCGCCCCGCACACGGAGGACGAGAAAAAGACGAAAAAGAAGACAGTGAGGaagcgggagggagggatatTTGTACTCATTGGGTCAAAATGGTGGGTAAAAAGTGCTTTGTTTGGTTTAAATATTCAGGGgggaaaaagtgtgtgtgtgtgtgtgtgtatgtgtgtgtgtgtgtgtgtgtgtgtgtgtgtgtgtgtgtgcgtgtgcgtgtgcgtgtgcgtgtgtgtgtgtgtgtgtgtgtgtgtgtgtgtgggggggttgctgggtatgtgtgtgtgtgtgtgtgtgtgtgtgtgtgtgtgtgtgtgtgtgtgtgtgtgtgtgtgtgtgtgtgtgtgtgtgtgtatttgtatgcgtgtttgtgtttgtatgtctatctgtgtttatgtttgtgtgtgtttgtgtatgtttgtgtgtgtgtgtgtgtgtgtgtgtgtgtgtgtgtgtgtgtgtgtgtgtgtgtgtgtgtgtgtgtgtgtgtgtgtgtgtgtgtgtgtgtgtgtgtgtgtgtgtgtgtgtgtgtgggctcacCTTGCAGGCGTCATCCCGGCCACGGGTGTCCCCAGCACACAGCATGTTGTCTGTGACGGTGCGTCCAGAGAGCACTGCAGGGACGCAGCGGTCCCGGGGCCACAGCCGGACAAAACCTCGCTTCACACGCTCTGAATACTGATAATCGACTGTGGAGGGAAACAGAGTTAGATGGTCGGAAATACTCAGCTATTGCATTATactgccctctgctggacatCCAGGTGAACTTTAATAACATCGTGATAATATCCTACAAAACCACACTTTATCCAATATAAAGTAATGTGGCGCCACCTTGGCGCCAATTTGATACCAAAGAGTGACATAGAAGGGATAAAGTAATTAATTAAGTCAGCTATTTacactctgtctctttcccgTAGCCAGAAATCTCGCACTCGGTCCAGTCAGGCAGAACCAGGCCTGGTTCTGGAAGACAGGCAGGCAGCACCTCTGGAGAGTGGATGGCACAGATTCCGATGTCAGTCTTGAGCTTCAACAGAGCTGAGAACAGAGAAGGGAACAGCAGAGGTGAGGGTTTGACAGACAGTGGCATGTTATAAAGAAGGTTGGGTCTGGTTTAAGTATAACAtgaataatcttttttttttacataggaAAGAACATCGTTTACATGGCCCTGGTTAGCTCATCTGATATAGCATAAAgcagtgacagggtgaggggttGAATTCCAACCGGAGCGACCAATGCTAAGAATGTATGAACTCACAGTTTGAACAAAAGTGTCCAACTAATGGCAAAAATTACATTTCATATCCATTATTATTAGATAtctaaatatttattataaGTGTGTATATTATGTCCTCTAATATATTCCTATGCTTACCGATGTCATTGTCATAGGTTTCTTTGTCAAAATCTTGGTGTACCCAAAACTTCTCAATCTCGAAAAGCTGCTCACTGCTGGAGTTCTGCTTCCGGAACGTTCTCCCCAGGACGGCCTGCAGCTGAGACGGCTGAAAGCTGAGACACATGAAGACCAAACCAAATCATCAACATTTGGTATTATAAGCTAGCGGTGCTTATGTTTTTACTCTTTTCTTGGCCTGtgaaatgttgtgtgtgtgtgtgggggtgtgtgtgcatttgtgggagtgtgtgtgtgtgtgtgtgtgtgtgtgtgtgtgtgtgtgtgtgtgtgtgtgtgtgtgtgtgtgtgtgtgtgtgtgtgtgtgtgtgtgtgtgtgtgtgtgtgtgtgtgtgtgtgtgtatttatataaatgCATGACAGTGGGTGCACAtgcgtatgtatgcgtgtgtgtgtgtgtgtgtatagtgtattATGCAACACTCAGTGGGTGGGAcagtgggtgcgtgtgtgtgtgtgcgtgtgtgtgtgcgtgtcgcgTGAACCCACCCCTCCTCAAAGCAGTGGGCTGCAGACAGCACCCAGCATGAGTCGATGAGGATGCCCCCACACAGGTGCAAGTGCTTCTTGGGTTTGCGGCGGTAGACGTTGATGGCCACCTGCCAGGGCTGGTCTGTGATGTCACTCTGTCTGCCACCGAAGATACGGAACGAGACGCTGTTCAGAGAGTTGTCCTGACGCTGGCCGCACATCGCTGGGAACAACACACACGACACAGTTAGACCCTCAGCTCATCCACCGGAAGTCTGTTTGTTTGTACTTGTCGATGTATTTTTGaaggttttatcctttttattgtagagtaagacaggaaggtatgggagagggAGCGGATGACCTGCAGCAAAGGACtacgggcaggaatcgaacccggggaACCACCCCGGTGGTTCCCCGGGTAGAGCTTGTTCCATTAAGGCCTCGTCCTAACCGCAGCGACACGGGTTCGAGTTGACATGTTGATGTACTGATAGAGTGGTGGCTCTTTGAGTGTGAACGCAGACCCAacttgtgggtgtgtttattgtgttagATAAGTTTTAAATGTTCTACCTCCGTTTTGGTTGCTGTCGCTGGTAGGAGCTCTGGGGACAAGGGTCGTGATAAAAGTTGAAGGTTTtgctaaaacaacaaagaaAGAACAATTAACAGGGGCAACATGTGTCTGGTTAGTATCACGGTTACCATGAGAAGACGACAACAGGAATAACAATGCTAGGAAATATTAGGGGCCCCTCACAGCACTTAGGGACGTCACAGAGCTCCCAGGTCAGCTGGTTGTTCTTGACGATGTGACACCAGGGGCCCGCATCCTTGTCCGGGTTCCTGTATGGAAAATACACCCACATTGGTCCCTGCATGAGCATACACGTCTGGGATCCTTACACTGTCAGAGTCACTTCTGTATGGTCAAAGTAGTTGTGTGGCTAGGTATATAAGGATAGAATGCAAAGTAAAACAGGTGGTGGCAATACAATACAGAtattgtttacacacacaaacacacaaaaacacacacacacacacacacacacacatacacaaacaaaatcttacacacacacacacagactgacacagacacacagacagacagacagacagacagacagacagacagacagacagacagacagacagacagacagacagacacaccacacaccacacaccacacaccacacaacacacaccacacaccacacaccacacaccacaca
Above is a genomic segment from Gadus morhua chromosome 6, gadMor3.0, whole genome shotgun sequence containing:
- the plat gene encoding tissue-type plasminogen activator isoform X1 — its product is MPSESFSMHDKTHAMSRSLELFILLAALCCALADNVGHLRSKRGTRFYRGEPKKTPPKWTLLVIRVDKPSPSAVHSTLLCKDSKDSAVRNFGDTWMRWRQRGAEYCRCALKGKERCHYVPVVTCQESRCYNGGICKEALYSSDFLCQCPPGFSGTQCEINTDEKCVLGQGGAYRGTWSLSHKGSTCINWNSTTLRGRQYTAMRRDASILGLGNHNFCRNPDKDSTPWCFVYKGSQVAWEYCSISKCPENKEQECVQGAGQSYRGSAVSSRSGAQCLPWDSPYIKRRSFTAWRPDALELGLGSHSYCRNPDKDAGPWCHIVKNNQLTWELCDVPKCSKPSTFITTLVPRAPTSDSNQNGAMCGQRQDNSLNSVSFRIFGGRQSDITDQPWQVAINVYRRKPKKHLHLCGGILIDSCWVLSAAHCFEEGFQPSQLQAVLGRTFRKQNSSSEQLFEIEKFWVHQDFDKETYDNDIALLKLKTDIGICAIHSPEVLPACLPEPGLVLPDWTECEISGYGKETEFDYQYSERVKRGFVRLWPRDRCVPAVLSGRTVTDNMLCAGDTRGRDDACKGDSGGPLVCPSGGRMTLMGVISWGDGCGNKDKPGVYTRVIHYLDWIRSRMAEEPSV
- the plat gene encoding tissue-type plasminogen activator isoform X3 encodes the protein MPSESFSMHDKTHAMSRSLELFILLAALCCALADNVGHLRSKRGTRFYRVLCKDSKDSAVRNFGDTWMRWRQRGAEYCRCALKGKERCHYVPVVTCQESRCYNGGICKEALYSSDFLCQCPPGFSGTQCEINTDEKCVLGQGGAYRGTWSLSHKGSTCINWNSTTLRGRQYTAMRRDASILGLGNHNFCRNPDKDSTPWCFVYKGSQVAWEYCSISKCPENKEQECVQGAGQSYRGSAVSSRSGAQCLPWDSPYIKRRSFTAWRPDALELGLGSHSYCRNPDKDAGPWCHIVKNNQLTWELCDVPKCSKPSTFITTLVPRAPTSDSNQNGAMCGQRQDNSLNSVSFRIFGGRQSDITDQPWQVAINVYRRKPKKHLHLCGGILIDSCWVLSAAHCFEEGFQPSQLQAVLGRTFRKQNSSSEQLFEIEKFWVHQDFDKETYDNDIALLKLKTDIGICAIHSPEVLPACLPEPGLVLPDWTECEISGYGKETEFDYQYSERVKRGFVRLWPRDRCVPAVLSGRTVTDNMLCAGDTRGRDDACKGDSGGPLVCPSGGRMTLMGVISWGDGCGNKDKPGVYTRVIHYLDWIRSRMAEEPSV
- the plat gene encoding tissue-type plasminogen activator isoform X2 — encoded protein: MSRSLELFILLAALCCALADNVGHLRSKRGTRFYRGEPKKTPPKWTLLVIRVDKPSPSAVHSTLLCKDSKDSAVRNFGDTWMRWRQRGAEYCRCALKGKERCHYVPVVTCQESRCYNGGICKEALYSSDFLCQCPPGFSGTQCEINTDEKCVLGQGGAYRGTWSLSHKGSTCINWNSTTLRGRQYTAMRRDASILGLGNHNFCRNPDKDSTPWCFVYKGSQVAWEYCSISKCPENKEQECVQGAGQSYRGSAVSSRSGAQCLPWDSPYIKRRSFTAWRPDALELGLGSHSYCRNPDKDAGPWCHIVKNNQLTWELCDVPKCSKPSTFITTLVPRAPTSDSNQNGAMCGQRQDNSLNSVSFRIFGGRQSDITDQPWQVAINVYRRKPKKHLHLCGGILIDSCWVLSAAHCFEEGFQPSQLQAVLGRTFRKQNSSSEQLFEIEKFWVHQDFDKETYDNDIALLKLKTDIGICAIHSPEVLPACLPEPGLVLPDWTECEISGYGKETEFDYQYSERVKRGFVRLWPRDRCVPAVLSGRTVTDNMLCAGDTRGRDDACKGDSGGPLVCPSGGRMTLMGVISWGDGCGNKDKPGVYTRVIHYLDWIRSRMAEEPSV
- the plat gene encoding tissue-type plasminogen activator isoform X4 codes for the protein MSRSLELFILLAALCCALADNVGHLRSKRGTRFYRVLCKDSKDSAVRNFGDTWMRWRQRGAEYCRCALKGKERCHYVPVVTCQESRCYNGGICKEALYSSDFLCQCPPGFSGTQCEINTDEKCVLGQGGAYRGTWSLSHKGSTCINWNSTTLRGRQYTAMRRDASILGLGNHNFCRNPDKDSTPWCFVYKGSQVAWEYCSISKCPENKEQECVQGAGQSYRGSAVSSRSGAQCLPWDSPYIKRRSFTAWRPDALELGLGSHSYCRNPDKDAGPWCHIVKNNQLTWELCDVPKCSKPSTFITTLVPRAPTSDSNQNGAMCGQRQDNSLNSVSFRIFGGRQSDITDQPWQVAINVYRRKPKKHLHLCGGILIDSCWVLSAAHCFEEGFQPSQLQAVLGRTFRKQNSSSEQLFEIEKFWVHQDFDKETYDNDIALLKLKTDIGICAIHSPEVLPACLPEPGLVLPDWTECEISGYGKETEFDYQYSERVKRGFVRLWPRDRCVPAVLSGRTVTDNMLCAGDTRGRDDACKGDSGGPLVCPSGGRMTLMGVISWGDGCGNKDKPGVYTRVIHYLDWIRSRMAEEPSV